In the genome of Ancylomarina subtilis, one region contains:
- the bamA gene encoding outer membrane protein assembly factor BamA, giving the protein MIKRLTFLFSLLISLSTLAQEADTIYNPTVDYASPKKYEIGGVTVSGIKHLESDVLIRIAGLKAGEQIDVPGEQITKGIQKLYKQGLFSDINITATKLIGKKIFLNIHLQERPRLYSVNYGGLSKSETTKLKEKLKLMKGIQVTDFLINNTEIVVKDYFKEKGYYNTNVNIVQRDATDEENSVILDIIVDRSNKIKVRNIFVEGNNAFTTNKIKKFIKNTKEKRFKNFLKSSKYIEEKWDEDKITLIEKFNEKGFRDALIISDSVVKVADDRVDIYLKYKEGNRYYFNDVTWVGNTVYNSFILDQVLKLKKGDTYNKTLLDKRLTTEDDAVSNLYLDNGYLFFNVNPVETVVGTDSINIEMRIVEGKQAYIDRVNIKGNTKTHEHVARRELYTYPGELFSKKDIIRSVRELAQLGHFDPEAINPDIKPKPESGKVDITYELEEKANDQIELSGGWGAGMIIGTVGLKFSNFSMRNMFNKEAWSPLPTGDGQTLSIRAQTNGSYYSSYSISFVEPWLGGKKPTSLSTSFYYSKQSGYSRSYGQYYNQPNSDQQQEVLGMSVGLARRLKWPDDYFSLYNEVSYQNYRLKNWQYYLISNGTSNNFSFTTTLSRSSIDNPLYTRSGSTFSLSMKITPPYSLFDGVNYSRLTNSDRDMQTKHKWIEYHKWVFKGKMFSPILNKTDKLVLYTGAEFGYLGYFNKDKRSPFEGFEVGGDGMSGYSMYGSDNIGLRGYGNGTLTPIAANGQRLGGNIYSKFTAEVRYPLSLSQSATIYALAFAEAGNAWYEFEDFQPFNVKRSAGIGMRIFLPMFGLLGIDWAYGFDEAARPGENGSQFHFVIGQQF; this is encoded by the coding sequence ATGATTAAGCGATTAACTTTCCTCTTTTCTCTTCTTATAAGTTTGAGTACTTTAGCACAAGAAGCCGATACTATTTATAACCCAACGGTGGATTATGCTTCCCCTAAAAAATATGAAATTGGTGGTGTCACTGTTTCCGGTATTAAGCATCTCGAAAGTGATGTTTTGATTCGAATAGCAGGATTGAAAGCTGGTGAACAAATTGATGTTCCGGGTGAACAAATCACAAAAGGGATTCAAAAGCTATACAAGCAAGGTTTATTCTCTGATATCAATATTACAGCGACCAAACTTATTGGAAAAAAGATATTTCTGAATATTCATCTTCAGGAGCGTCCTCGCTTGTATAGTGTAAATTATGGTGGGCTATCAAAAAGTGAAACAACAAAGCTTAAGGAAAAGTTGAAGTTGATGAAGGGAATTCAGGTAACTGATTTCTTGATTAATAATACAGAGATTGTTGTTAAGGATTATTTTAAGGAAAAAGGTTATTACAATACTAATGTAAATATTGTTCAGCGTGATGCCACTGATGAGGAAAATAGTGTAATTCTGGATATTATTGTTGATAGAAGTAATAAGATTAAAGTTAGAAATATTTTTGTTGAGGGTAATAATGCCTTCACGACGAATAAAATCAAAAAGTTCATTAAAAACACAAAGGAAAAGAGATTCAAAAATTTCTTGAAATCATCCAAATATATTGAGGAGAAGTGGGATGAAGATAAAATCACCTTGATTGAGAAATTTAATGAAAAAGGATTTCGTGATGCTTTAATTATCTCGGATAGTGTCGTAAAGGTTGCTGATGATCGTGTTGATATTTACTTAAAATATAAAGAAGGGAATCGTTATTATTTCAATGATGTAACTTGGGTAGGGAATACCGTTTATAATTCATTTATCCTTGATCAGGTTTTGAAATTGAAAAAGGGTGATACTTATAATAAAACCTTGCTTGATAAGCGTTTGACAACTGAGGATGATGCTGTAAGTAATCTTTATTTGGATAATGGATATTTGTTCTTCAATGTTAATCCTGTCGAAACAGTTGTTGGTACGGATTCAATCAATATTGAAATGCGAATTGTTGAGGGAAAACAAGCCTATATTGATAGAGTAAACATCAAAGGGAATACGAAAACTCACGAACACGTTGCACGTCGCGAATTGTATACCTATCCAGGAGAGTTATTCAGTAAGAAAGATATTATTCGTTCAGTTCGAGAGTTGGCTCAATTGGGGCATTTCGATCCTGAGGCAATAAATCCGGATATTAAGCCTAAACCTGAAAGTGGTAAGGTTGATATTACTTATGAGTTGGAAGAAAAAGCGAACGACCAAATTGAACTTTCCGGAGGTTGGGGAGCTGGTATGATTATCGGTACTGTTGGTTTGAAGTTTTCAAATTTCTCCATGCGTAATATGTTTAATAAGGAGGCCTGGAGCCCACTGCCAACGGGCGATGGTCAAACGTTAAGTATTCGTGCTCAAACTAATGGGTCGTATTATAGTTCTTATAGTATTTCATTTGTTGAGCCTTGGTTGGGAGGTAAGAAACCAACATCTTTAAGTACTTCATTCTACTATTCAAAGCAATCTGGCTATAGCCGTTCATATGGACAATACTATAATCAACCCAATAGCGATCAGCAACAAGAGGTTTTGGGTATGAGTGTTGGTTTGGCAAGACGATTGAAATGGCCTGATGATTATTTCTCCTTGTATAATGAAGTGAGTTATCAAAATTATCGATTGAAAAATTGGCAGTATTATTTAATTTCTAATGGAACTTCGAATAACTTCAGTTTTACAACTACACTATCGAGAAGTTCTATTGATAATCCATTATATACCCGAAGTGGGTCGACATTTTCTCTAAGTATGAAAATTACTCCGCCTTATTCTTTATTTGATGGGGTGAATTATTCTCGATTGACGAATAGCGATAGGGATATGCAGACGAAGCATAAATGGATTGAGTATCATAAATGGGTCTTTAAGGGTAAAATGTTCTCACCTATTTTGAATAAAACGGATAAACTTGTTTTATACACAGGTGCTGAGTTTGGTTATTTAGGGTATTTCAATAAAGATAAACGTTCACCATTCGAAGGATTTGAAGTTGGTGGTGATGGTATGTCAGGTTACTCGATGTATGGGAGTGATAATATTGGACTTAGGGGGTATGGTAATGGTACACTAACTCCAATTGCAGCAAACGGACAACGATTGGGAGGTAATATTTATTCTAAATTTACGGCAGAGGTTCGTTATCCTTTATCTTTAAGTCAATCGGCTACGATTTACGCTTTAGCTTTTGCTGAGGCCGGTAACGCCTGGTATGAATTTGAAGATTTTCAGCCTTTCAATGTTAAGCGTTCAGCAGGTATAGGTATGAGAATTTTCTTGCCAATGTTTGGCCTTTTGGGAATCGATTGGGCTTATGGATTTGATGAGGCTGCTCGACCTGGAGAGAATGGAAGTCAGTTTCACTTCGTAATTGGTCAGCAGTTTTAA